In the Ensifer adhaerens genome, one interval contains:
- a CDS encoding HNH endonuclease has protein sequence MAKRDAIPVPTKLRLFADAAGHCQRCLGKLFPDEMGGLKHIAEMAHVIPHGDTGPRYEARPDGDFEVDSFENLILLCPTCHTIVDKHPEAYPRDTLLGWKRDHFGALARKQGIITYENRRDVRDAVAVGLAQNKAIWEKFAPSEGSEFEYDPESTTAITWTDRMRSVILPNHYRIQAIIEANLRHASDDEGKTFAEYREHVRGLTARHVCGEAGGTIRFPEAMETIFA, from the coding sequence ATGGCAAAGCGCGATGCCATTCCCGTTCCAACGAAACTCCGTTTGTTCGCAGACGCGGCGGGCCACTGTCAGCGCTGCTTGGGCAAGCTTTTCCCTGACGAGATGGGTGGCCTGAAGCATATCGCTGAGATGGCGCACGTCATACCCCACGGGGATACCGGCCCTCGTTATGAAGCGCGACCAGACGGCGACTTTGAAGTCGACTCGTTCGAGAACCTGATTTTGCTGTGCCCGACATGCCATACCATCGTCGACAAGCATCCTGAAGCTTATCCTCGCGATACATTGCTCGGTTGGAAGCGAGACCATTTCGGTGCATTGGCACGCAAGCAAGGCATCATTACCTACGAAAACCGCCGCGACGTTCGCGACGCCGTTGCCGTAGGTTTGGCACAGAATAAAGCGATCTGGGAAAAGTTTGCGCCTTCCGAAGGATCAGAGTTTGAATATGATCCCGAGTCGACGACTGCCATAACATGGACTGATCGTATGCGGAGCGTCATTTTGCCCAATCATTATCGGATTCAGGCAATCATTGAAGCAAATCTGCGTCACGCGTCCGACGATGAAGGGAAGACGTTTGCCGAATATCGAGAGCATGTCCGAGGGCTGACAGCACGCCACGTTTGTGGCGAAGCTGGGGGTACTATAAGATTCCCGGAAGCGATGGAGACCATTTTCGCATGA